A stretch of the Ornithodoros turicata isolate Travis chromosome 4, ASM3712646v1, whole genome shotgun sequence genome encodes the following:
- the LOC135392690 gene encoding intracellular coagulation inhibitor 1-like produces MGLYVWFVVVALAWNAAETEGSSSKVAKASNAFGFSLFQSVQRSEDNLLFSPWSLSTVLSMVYLGARNKTAAQLAQALQLNHFFGDEDGVFNAYRDEAELLRGNNVQDDFLSSTITLTRSGDKIARSYLSNLEKYFSSGVFHVDFSEGDKVLRLVNSQVSKFTKGKIPQMLHKSPDPLTTLLLLNSVYFKGVWEKSFNDTAPAVFYGAKNETTVDMMHLKSDFNFAYDRASGSYVLQIPYSGSQISFIIVLPAKNERNLERLQLSAEFLDTMCERLEPRSFELSLPRFAVQSQMDLKGALKTMGVKSLFSAAEADLTGMSKDGGLFVEDVHHRASMEVNEHGTEATASTAAVIVSRIGTPRLAIDRPFFFAIRHMPTGLNLFMGRVLNL; encoded by the coding sequence ATGGGTCTGTATGTGTGGTTCGTTGTGGTGGCATTGGCGTGGAATGCAGCCGAAACTGaaggcagcagcagcaaggtGGCGAAAGCGAGCAATGCGTTCGGGTTCTCCTTGTTCCAATCGGTGCAGCGGTCCGAGGACAACCTGCTCTTCTCCCCCTGGAGTCTGTCCACCGTCCTCTCTATGGTGTACCTGGGCGCCAGAAACAAGACGGCCGCGCAGTTGGCTCAGGCTCTGCAATTGAACCATTTCTTTGGCGACGAGGACGGTGTCTTCAACGCTTACCGCGACGAAGCGGAGCTGCTGCGCGGCAACAACGTCCAGGACGATTTCCTCTCGTCCACCATAACCCTCACTCGGTCGGGAGACAAAATAGCCCGCTCTTACCTGAGCAACCTGGAAAAATATTTCAGCAGCGGCGTCTTTCACGTGGATTTCTCCGAGGGCGACAAGGTGCTTCGACTGGTCAACAGTCAAGTGAGCAAGTTCACCAAGGGGAAGATTCCCCAGATGCTGCACAAGTCCCCGGATCCGCTCACGACGCTTTTGCTTCTCAACTCCGTCTACTTTAAGGGCGTGTGGGAGAAGTCGTTCAACGACACCGCGCCTGCCGTCTTCTACGGGGCCAAGAACGAAACCACAGTCGACATGATGCACCTCAAGAGTGACTTCAACTTCGCCTACGACCGGGCGAGCGGATCTTACGTGCTTCAGATCCCTTACTCGGGCAGCCAGATCAGTTTCATCATTGTGCTGCCGGCCAAGAACGAGAGGAACCTCGAACGACTGCAGTTGAGTGCGGAATTCCTGGACACCATGTGCGAACGTCTGGAGCCTCGGTCTTTCGAACTGTCCCTCCCGCGCTTCGCAGTGCAATCCCAAATGGACCTGAAAGGCGCGCTCAAGACGATGGGCGTCAAGAGCCTCTTCTCGGCTGCCGAGGCAGATCTGACGGGCATGAGCAAAGACGGCGGGCTCTTCGTGGAAGACGTGCACCACCGTGCCAGCATGGAGGTCAACGAGCACGGCACCGAGGCGACCGCGTCCACCGCTGCGGTGATCGTGAGCAGGATCGGTACCCCTCGACTCGCCATCGACCGGCCCTTCTTTTTTGCCATTCGCCACATGCCCACGGGACTGAACCTTTTCATGGGACGTGTGCTTAACCTGTGA
- the LOC135392691 gene encoding intracellular coagulation inhibitor 1-like, with product MKALIVVCLLWAVTASQESFTKIHNDFGVALYHKLGELGHNVFLSPLSVATIVGMVHLGARGSSRDQLEAVLGYQDAAISGEEAHVAFRELLGRILAGKKGYDLTVASAVFVSAGTPVFEKYQKDLAKYYQSGLYSADFAGSSVEATEDINSWVRDMTGDKVPSILDRPLPPSVPLLVLNAVHFKGKWENQFHVSNTEKETFYNRGTDPVKVDTMKQTAELVHAFSTELDAQILELPYVGDRVVMVLVLPTEKTGLPSLEKKFSLDAVRSALESSVQHRVTVSLPRFKLQETYNLKKPLQALGLRRVFEKPGANLTGIAPRPPLALDEVLHKALIQVDEEGSEAIAVSGGIISHSRLPPKDIVFQADHPFLFFIEDVPTKSVLFIGRLQEL from the coding sequence ATGAAGGCGCTGATTGTGGTCTGCCTGCTTTGGGCAGTGACGGCGTCTCAGGAAAGCTTCACTAAGATCCACAACGATTTTGGCGTCGCCCTGTACCACAAGTTGGGAGAACTTGGCCACAATGTGTTCCTGTCGCCCCTCAGTGTCGCCACCATCGTCGGCATGGTCCACCTCGGAGCGAGGGGCAGTTCACGGGACCAACTAGAAGCCGTGCTGGGATACCAGGATGCTGCCATCAGTGGAGAGGAAGCCCACGTCGCCTTTCGGGAACTGCTGGGCAGGATCCTGGCGGGGAAGAAAGGCTACGACTTGACGGTCGCCAGCGCAGTCTTCGTTTCTGCGGGAACTCCGGTGTTCGAGAAGTACCAGAAAGACCTCGCCAAGTACTACCAGTCCGGATTGTACTCTGCGGATTTTGCGGGGAGTTCCGTCGAAGCTACCGAAGACATCAACTCGTGGGTCCGCGACATGACCGGTGACAAGGTGCCATCGATCCTGGACAGACCGTTGCCGCCCTCTGTGCCTCTCCTCGTCCTCAATGCGGTCCACTTCAAAGGCAAGTGGGAAAACCAGTTCCACGTGAGTAACACCGAAAAGGAAACTTTCTATAATCGCGGTACGGATCCCGTCAAAGTGGACACGATGAAGCAGACGGCAGAACTGGTACACGCTTTCAGCACCGAACTGGACGCGCAGATCCTCGAACTGCCCTACGTGGGCGATCGTGTTGTGATGGTGTTAGTTCTCCCCACTGAAAAGACTGGTCTGCCAAGCTTGGAGAAAAAGTTCTCCTTGGATGCAGTGAGGAGTGCTCTGGAAAGCTCCGTTCAGCACCGGGTCACGGTGTCTCTGCCCCGCTTTAAGTTGCAGGAGACGTACAACCTGAAGAAACCTCTGCAGGCGCTGGGCCTCCGCAGGGTGTTCGAAAAGCCCGGGGCGAATCTAACGGGCATCGCACCGCGTCCCCCGTTGGCTTTGGACGAGGTTCTTCACAAGGCTTTAATTCAGGTGGACGAGGAAGGGTCCGAAGCCATAGCTGTGAGCGGAGGCATCATCAGTCACTCCCGACTCCCGCCCAAGGACATTGTTTTCCAAGCTGACCACCCCTTCCTGTTCTTCATCGAGGATGTGCCCACAAAGTCCGTGCTTTTTATTGGGAGGCTTCAAGAGCTTTGA
- the LOC135392692 gene encoding intracellular coagulation inhibitor 1-like, with protein MPRSLVGYANFLALLLVGMLAIATAPLPRYVPRGRPLSLGQPPPLARALARYEPRPLGDEASRAARSSNDLGMALLRTLPKDENAVLSPLSIATSMAMLYPGANAATRAELSSSLGYERHGLVHVARGFGSLRNQTAQGKGYRLVEGSALFQHSEYKIDKEYARAIRDDIGAQIVTTDFEDIERTRQTINELVRETSQGLIWPALNEPLHPDTRLVLINAVYFKGFWEKPFSVSSTFMGTFMNHGTDPQPVRIMYMRESFFIKPLPAIDANAILLPYEGNGAAMLVVLPKLPTGVDALLNTLSVTDLVSSLHTFTNVSLDLFLPKMELEASYKLKDELSSVGVSRVFRKGELTGIGSTLQLSDVLHRAKVNVDERGTEAVALTALPVISYSAYPNFYVSHPFLFFIIHRSSGTVLFAGKVVQLP; from the exons ATGCCACGTTCGCTTGTCGG GTATGCCAATTTCTTGGCACTTCTCTTGGTCGGGATGCTGGCCATCGCTACAGCGCCATTGCCGCGCTACGTACCTCGGGGACGTCCCTTGTCCCTGGGACAACCTCCACCCTTAGCTCGTGCCTTGGCGCGCTACGAACCCCGACCGTTAGGTGACGAAGCATCACGAGCGGCCCGTAGCTCTAACGACCTGGGTATGGCTTTGCTCCGTACCCTGCCCAAAGATGAGAACGCTGTGCTATCTCCGTTGAGCATCGCCACGAGCATGGCTATGCTGTACCCTGGAGCCAACGCAGCTACCCGGGCCGAACTTTCCAGCAGCCTAGGGTACGAGCGGCACGGACTTGTACACGTGGCCCGAGGCTTCGGCTCGCTCCGTAACCAGACTGCACAAGGGAAAGGCTACAGGTTAGTCGAGGGCAGCGCACTTTTCCAGCACTcggagtacaaaatagacaagGAGTATGCCAGAGCTATTCGGGACGATATTGGTGCTCAGATAGTTACTACAGACTTTGAAGACATCGAGCGAACGAGGCAGACTATTAATGAACTGGTCAGAGAAACAAGCCAGGGTCTTATCTGGCCTGCTCTGAACGAACCCTTGCACCCCGACACGCGGCTGGTGCTCATCAACGCAGTTTACTTCAAAGGGTTCTGGGAAAAGCCATTTAGCGTGAGCTCTACATTTATGGGAACCTTTATGAACCACGGCACAGATCCTCAACCAGTGCGGATTATGTACATGCGAGAATCGTTCTTCATAAAGCCTCTCCCAGCAATCGACGCCAATGCTATATTACTTCCTTACGAAGGGAACGGTGCCGCCATGCTGGTGGTCCTGCCAAAGTTGCCGACTGGAGTGGACGCCCTGCTGAACACGCTGTCCGTAACGGACCTGGTGAGCTCATTGCACACATTCACAAATGTCTCCCTGGACTTGTTTCTACCCAAGATGGAACTGGAAGCGTCGTACAAGCTCAAGGATGAGTTGAGCTCGGTGGGTGTTAGTCGCGTGTTCAGAAAAGGAGAACTGACGGGCATCGGGTCCACGCTGCAGTTATCGGACGTTCTTCACCGTGCTAAGGTGAACGTAGACGAACGGGGCACGGAAGCCGTGGCACTCACCGCCCTGCCCGTGATCTCGTACAGCGCTTATCCAAACTTCTACGTATCGCATCCCTTTCTATTTTTCATCATTCATCGCTCTTCAGGAACAGTTCTCTTCGCGGGCAAGGTCGTCCAGCTGCCATAG